In Synechococcus sp. RS9909, one genomic interval encodes:
- a CDS encoding LysR family transcriptional regulator → MADLPFTLDQLRILRAIVSEGSFKKAADSLFVTQPAVSLQIQNLEKQLEVSLFDRGGRKAQLTEAGHLLLGYCDRILSQCHEACRALDDLHNLKGGSLVVGASQTTGTYLMPRMIGLFRQKYPDVAVQLHVHSTRRTGWSVANGQIDLAIIGGELPPELNELLQVVPYASDELALVLPVKHPLARLLELSKDDLYRLGFVCLDAQSTTRKMVDQLLARSGLDVQRLRIEMELNSLEAIKNAVQSGLGAAFLPVVSIERELNAGTLYKPSVVDLQVRRQLKLISHPARYCSRAAEAFRRDVLPVFASADSPLRQSRSAMEEGEAVAEAG, encoded by the coding sequence ATGGCCGATCTCCCGTTCACCCTGGATCAGCTGCGCATTCTTCGCGCCATCGTCAGCGAGGGAAGCTTCAAGAAGGCCGCCGACAGCCTCTTCGTCACCCAGCCGGCGGTCAGCTTGCAGATTCAGAATCTTGAGAAGCAGCTGGAGGTCTCCCTCTTCGACCGTGGTGGTCGCAAGGCCCAGCTCACCGAGGCCGGGCACCTGTTGCTCGGTTACTGCGACCGGATCCTGAGCCAGTGCCACGAGGCCTGCCGCGCCCTCGACGATCTGCACAACCTCAAGGGAGGCTCCCTGGTGGTGGGCGCCAGCCAGACCACAGGCACCTATCTGATGCCACGGATGATCGGCCTGTTCCGGCAGAAATACCCCGATGTGGCCGTGCAGCTGCATGTGCACAGCACCCGGCGCACCGGCTGGAGTGTGGCCAACGGTCAGATCGATCTGGCGATCATCGGCGGTGAACTGCCCCCGGAGCTCAACGAGCTGCTGCAGGTGGTGCCCTACGCCAGCGATGAACTGGCTCTGGTGTTGCCGGTGAAGCATCCGCTGGCCCGCTTGCTGGAGCTGAGCAAAGACGACCTCTACCGGCTCGGCTTCGTTTGCCTCGATGCCCAATCGACCACCCGAAAGATGGTGGATCAGCTGCTGGCGCGCTCCGGCCTTGATGTGCAGCGTTTGCGGATCGAGATGGAGCTCAACTCTCTGGAAGCGATCAAGAATGCGGTGCAATCCGGCCTGGGTGCCGCCTTTCTGCCGGTGGTCTCGATTGAGCGGGAGCTCAATGCCGGCACCCTCTATAAACCCTCGGTGGTGGATCTGCAGGTGCGGCGGCAACTGAAGCTGATCAGCCACCCCGCCCGCTACTGCTCCAGGGCAGCGGAAGCGTTCCGCCGCGATGTGCTGCCGGTGTTTGCCAGTGCCGACAGCCCCCTGCGTCAGAGCCGCAGCGCCATGGAGGAGGGGGAAGCGGTGGCGGAAGCGGGGTGA
- a CDS encoding NnrU family protein, with protein MPLSAPPTLHHSSLVMLALLLAFALIHSGGAALRSRAEARIGARAWRLIFAALSIPSAVVVIGYFLAHRYDGLQLWNLQAVPGMVPLIWTLTAISFLFLYPATYNLLEIPAVLKPQVRLYATGIIRISRHPQAVGQILWCFSHALWIGSSFMLVTCAGLIGHHLFAVWHGDRRLKERFGTAFDTLRDSTSVVPFVAVLDGRQQLDWRELLRPAQLGIAIAVGVFWWSHRYIPIGGMVFLHSRLEGLLS; from the coding sequence ATGCCGCTGAGCGCCCCTCCCACTCTTCACCACAGCAGCCTGGTGATGCTGGCCCTGCTCCTCGCTTTCGCCCTGATCCACAGCGGCGGTGCGGCCCTGCGCAGCCGCGCCGAAGCCCGCATCGGTGCCCGCGCCTGGCGGCTGATCTTCGCGGCTCTGAGCATTCCCTCAGCCGTGGTGGTGATCGGCTATTTCCTGGCGCACCGCTACGACGGCCTGCAGCTCTGGAACCTCCAGGCGGTGCCGGGCATGGTGCCCCTGATTTGGACACTGACGGCGATCAGCTTTCTATTTCTCTATCCCGCCACCTACAACCTGCTGGAGATTCCTGCCGTTCTCAAGCCTCAGGTGCGGCTCTATGCCACGGGAATCATTCGCATCAGCCGCCACCCCCAGGCGGTGGGTCAGATCCTGTGGTGCTTCAGCCATGCCCTCTGGATCGGCAGCAGCTTCATGCTCGTGACCTGCGCCGGCCTGATCGGGCACCACCTCTTCGCCGTCTGGCATGGTGATCGCCGCCTGAAGGAACGCTTCGGCACCGCCTTCGACACCCTGCGGGACAGCACCTCGGTGGTGCCCTTCGTGGCCGTGCTCGATGGGCGTCAGCAGCTCGACTGGCGAGAACTGCTGCGTCCAGCGCAACTCGGCATCGCCATCGCCGTGGGGGTGTTCTGGTGGTCCCATCGCTACATCCCGATCGGCGGCATGGTCTTTCTTCACTCACGGCTCGAGGGCCTGTTGAGCTGA
- a CDS encoding NAD(P)H-quinone oxidoreductase subunit 5 has translation MHSAADFAWLIPVLPLLGAVLTGLGLISFNRTINRLRKPVAVLLLSCVGAAAAISYAVLLEQLAGAAPVEHLFVWASAGSFSLPMGYVVDPLGAVMLALVTTIALLVMLYSHGYMAHDKSYVRFFTYLALFSSSMLGLVLSPNLLEIYVFWELVGMSSYLLIGFWYDRDGAAHAAQKAFVVNRVGDFGLLLGILGLFWATGSFDFQGIADGLSAAISSGVVPGWAALALCLFVFMGPMAKSAQFPLHVWLPDAMEGPTPISALIHAATMVAAGVFLVARLEPLYAQFPSVGLVIAVVGTITCFLGASIALTQMDLKKGLAYSTVSQLGYMMLAMGCGAPVAGMFHLVTHAFFKAMLFLCSGSVIHAMEDVVGHEPVLAQDMRLMGGLRGKMPITAITFLIGCIAISGIPPLAGFWSKDEILGQAFGTFPLLWAVGFLTAGMTAFYMFRLYFLTFEGEFRGTDTALQHNLLEAAGKTADEDHGHQAGSVHESTWSMTLPLAILAVPSVLIGLLGTPWNSRFAALLNPEEAVEMAEHFSWGDFLPLAGASVAISLLGISIAVLAYLLHRLDLSQLAAARFPAINAFLANKWYLDAINEKLFVRGSRKLAREVLEVDAKVVDGVVNLTGLLTLGSGEGLKYFETGRAQFYALIVFGGVIALVVLFGVLGSPIS, from the coding sequence ATGCACTCGGCCGCTGACTTCGCCTGGTTGATCCCGGTGCTCCCCCTGCTCGGTGCTGTCCTCACCGGCCTGGGGCTGATCAGTTTCAACCGCACGATCAATCGGTTGCGCAAACCGGTTGCCGTGCTGCTACTCAGTTGCGTGGGGGCGGCCGCCGCCATCAGTTATGCGGTGCTGCTCGAACAGCTGGCAGGTGCCGCTCCGGTGGAACATCTGTTTGTGTGGGCCAGCGCCGGCAGTTTCAGCCTGCCGATGGGCTACGTGGTCGATCCGCTCGGGGCCGTGATGCTCGCCCTGGTCACCACGATCGCCCTGCTGGTGATGCTGTATTCCCATGGCTACATGGCGCACGACAAGAGCTACGTGCGCTTTTTCACCTACCTCGCCCTGTTCAGCAGTTCAATGCTCGGGCTGGTGTTGAGCCCGAACCTCCTCGAGATCTACGTGTTCTGGGAACTGGTGGGGATGTCGTCGTATCTGCTGATCGGCTTCTGGTACGACCGCGACGGTGCCGCCCATGCCGCCCAAAAAGCTTTTGTGGTGAACAGGGTCGGGGATTTCGGGCTCCTTCTCGGAATCCTCGGTCTGTTCTGGGCCACCGGCAGCTTTGATTTCCAGGGCATCGCCGATGGCCTCTCCGCTGCGATCAGCTCAGGCGTGGTGCCCGGCTGGGCCGCTCTCGCCCTCTGCCTGTTCGTGTTCATGGGGCCGATGGCCAAGTCGGCCCAGTTCCCCCTGCACGTGTGGCTGCCCGACGCGATGGAAGGCCCCACCCCGATCTCCGCCCTGATCCACGCCGCCACGATGGTGGCCGCCGGCGTGTTCCTGGTGGCCCGCCTGGAGCCGCTCTACGCCCAGTTCCCATCGGTGGGTCTGGTGATCGCCGTGGTGGGCACGATCACCTGCTTTCTGGGGGCATCGATCGCCCTCACCCAGATGGATCTCAAGAAAGGGCTGGCTTACAGCACCGTGAGCCAACTGGGCTACATGATGCTGGCCATGGGTTGCGGCGCCCCGGTGGCCGGGATGTTCCACCTGGTGACGCACGCTTTCTTCAAAGCGATGCTCTTCCTCTGCTCTGGCTCGGTGATCCACGCCATGGAAGACGTGGTGGGGCATGAACCCGTGCTGGCGCAGGACATGCGCCTGATGGGCGGCCTGCGCGGCAAGATGCCGATCACGGCGATCACCTTCCTGATCGGCTGCATCGCCATCAGCGGCATCCCCCCCCTCGCCGGCTTCTGGAGCAAGGACGAAATCCTCGGCCAGGCCTTCGGCACATTCCCGCTGTTGTGGGCCGTGGGCTTTCTCACCGCAGGCATGACGGCCTTCTACATGTTCCGCCTCTACTTCCTCACCTTCGAAGGGGAGTTCCGCGGCACGGATACGGCGCTGCAACACAACCTGCTCGAAGCCGCCGGCAAAACTGCGGACGAAGACCATGGTCATCAGGCCGGCAGCGTGCATGAATCCACCTGGTCGATGACCCTGCCCCTGGCGATCCTGGCGGTGCCGTCGGTGCTCATCGGCCTGCTCGGCACCCCCTGGAACAGCCGCTTTGCTGCCCTGCTCAATCCAGAGGAGGCGGTGGAGATGGCTGAACACTTCAGCTGGGGAGACTTCCTGCCCCTGGCCGGTGCCTCTGTAGCCATCTCGTTGCTGGGCATCAGCATCGCCGTTCTCGCCTATCTGCTGCATCGCCTCGATCTGAGCCAGCTTGCGGCCGCTCGCTTCCCGGCGATCAATGCCTTCCTTGCCAACAAGTGGTATCTCGATGCCATCAACGAAAAGCTCTTTGTTCGCGGCAGCCGCAAGCTGGCGCGCGAGGTGCTGGAAGTGGACGCCAAGGTGGTGGATGGCGTGGTGAATCTCACCGGCCTGCTCACCCTGGGCAGCGGCGAAGGCCTGAAATACTTCGAGACCGGCAGGGCGCAGTTCTATGCCTTGATCGTGTTCGGTGGCGTCATCGCCCTGGTGGTGCTGTTCGGCGTGCTCGGCAGTCCGATCAGCTGA
- a CDS encoding NAD(P)H-quinone oxidoreductase subunit 4 — MLDFAVSPPFDPTSALVPDALEAGVPWLSLSILFPIVGALIVPFVPDKGDGKQVRWFALGIALVTFLITAAAYLNGYDPSVSGLQLSERVSWLPQLGLTWAVGADGLSMPLILLTSFITTLAVLAAWPVTFKPKLFFFLILAMDGGQIAVFAVQDMLLFFLAWELELIPVYLLLAIWGGKKRQYAATKFILYTAGSSLFILLAALAMGFFGGGTPSYEYSVLAQKGFGTGFQLLCYAGLLIAFGVKLPIVPLHTWLPDAHGEATAPVHMLLAGILLKMGGYALMRFNAELLPAAHAQFAPLLVVLGVVNIIYAALTSFAQRNLKRKIAYSSISHMGFVLIGIGSFSALGTSGAMLQMISHGLIGASLFFLVGATYDRTHTLQLDEMGGVGQKMRIMFALWTICSLASLALPGMSGFVSELMVFAGFATDEAYSLTFRIVIDGLAAVGVILTPIYLLSMLREIFFGKENSQLVTNTNLVDAEPREIYIIGCLLVPIIGIGLYPRLMTDSYRSSIEALVDRDVVAMERLKQPTAPMIRSLSLAPALLQAPALPVGE, encoded by the coding sequence GTGCTGGATTTCGCCGTCAGTCCACCCTTCGATCCCACGTCGGCTCTGGTGCCTGACGCCCTCGAAGCCGGTGTTCCCTGGCTGAGCCTTTCGATTCTGTTTCCGATCGTCGGCGCCCTGATCGTGCCCTTTGTGCCCGACAAGGGAGACGGCAAACAGGTGCGCTGGTTTGCGCTGGGCATCGCCCTGGTCACCTTCCTGATCACAGCTGCTGCCTACCTCAATGGCTACGACCCCAGTGTCAGCGGCCTGCAGCTGTCGGAACGGGTGAGCTGGCTACCGCAGCTCGGACTCACCTGGGCCGTCGGCGCCGATGGGCTCTCCATGCCCCTGATTCTGCTCACGAGCTTCATCACCACCCTGGCCGTTCTCGCCGCCTGGCCGGTCACCTTCAAACCGAAGCTGTTCTTTTTCCTGATCCTGGCGATGGATGGCGGGCAGATCGCCGTCTTCGCTGTGCAAGACATGCTGCTCTTCTTCCTGGCCTGGGAGCTGGAGCTGATTCCGGTGTATCTGCTGCTGGCGATCTGGGGAGGCAAGAAACGCCAATACGCCGCCACCAAATTCATCCTCTACACCGCCGGAAGCTCCTTGTTCATCCTGCTGGCAGCCCTGGCCATGGGTTTCTTCGGGGGTGGAACACCGAGTTACGAATACAGCGTGCTGGCACAGAAGGGCTTCGGCACCGGCTTCCAACTGCTCTGCTACGCGGGCTTGCTGATCGCCTTCGGCGTCAAGCTGCCGATCGTGCCCTTGCACACCTGGCTGCCGGATGCCCACGGCGAAGCCACCGCTCCTGTGCACATGCTGCTGGCCGGCATTCTGCTCAAGATGGGTGGTTACGCCCTGATGCGCTTCAACGCCGAGTTGCTGCCGGCAGCGCATGCCCAATTCGCGCCGCTGCTGGTGGTGCTTGGGGTGGTGAACATCATCTATGCCGCCCTCACCTCCTTCGCCCAGCGCAATCTCAAACGCAAGATCGCCTACAGCTCCATCAGCCACATGGGTTTCGTGCTGATCGGCATCGGCAGCTTCAGCGCCCTCGGCACCAGTGGCGCCATGCTGCAGATGATCAGCCATGGTCTGATCGGCGCCAGCCTGTTTTTCCTGGTGGGAGCCACCTACGACCGCACCCACACACTCCAGCTCGATGAGATGGGCGGCGTGGGCCAGAAGATGCGGATCATGTTCGCCCTCTGGACGATCTGCTCCCTCGCCTCCCTGGCCCTGCCCGGCATGAGTGGCTTCGTGAGTGAATTGATGGTGTTTGCCGGCTTCGCCACCGACGAGGCCTACAGCCTCACCTTCCGCATCGTCATCGACGGCCTGGCTGCCGTCGGCGTGATCCTGACCCCGATCTATCTCCTCTCCATGCTGCGGGAGATTTTCTTCGGCAAAGAAAACAGCCAGCTGGTGACCAACACCAACCTGGTGGATGCCGAACCGCGCGAGATCTACATCATCGGCTGCCTGCTGGTGCCGATCATCGGCATCGGTTTGTATCCCCGGCTGATGACCGACAGCTACCGCAGTTCGATCGAGGCGCTGGTGGATCGGGATGTGGTGGCGATGGAACGGCTCAAACAACCCACGGCGCCGATGATTCGCAGCCTCTCACTGGCGCCGGCCCTGTTGCAGGCTCCGGCGCTGCCTGTGGGCGAATAA
- a CDS encoding segregation/condensation protein A, with translation MSDAELSRGSEGGARLAIRLLQDAAQRGDLDPWDVDVIAVVDGFLDQLRQRIAVPRQVAHALQGRGGSYEQDLADSSEAFLAASVLVGLKAEVLEAQTFPPEPVLEECCEAELGDQGWLNPEFDLPRRPERLLERRPVAPPPLRRPVTLGELIEQLESIAEQLDSDELELRRRQRQKRFSRREAIAQVAALAHREKLPETTAALGVFLSRWEAALHWTDFETLVQRWAEAAAADLDTDRVGVFWALLFLSSQGQVELQQEGHLHAPLRLKRVLASGSAAQLPLTTLQVPAVMPAEEARVA, from the coding sequence TTGTCGGATGCCGAGCTGAGCCGCGGAAGTGAGGGGGGGGCGCGCCTGGCGATCCGCCTGCTTCAGGATGCGGCGCAGCGCGGCGATCTCGATCCCTGGGATGTGGATGTGATCGCCGTTGTGGACGGCTTTCTCGATCAGCTCCGTCAGCGCATTGCCGTGCCCCGTCAGGTGGCGCACGCCCTTCAGGGTCGTGGTGGCAGCTACGAGCAGGATCTGGCCGACAGCAGCGAAGCCTTTCTGGCCGCCTCCGTGCTCGTGGGCCTGAAAGCGGAAGTGCTCGAAGCCCAGACCTTCCCCCCGGAGCCAGTGCTGGAAGAGTGCTGCGAAGCTGAGCTGGGGGATCAGGGCTGGCTGAATCCGGAGTTCGACCTGCCCCGTCGACCGGAACGCTTGCTGGAGCGCCGCCCGGTGGCCCCACCACCGTTGCGGCGGCCGGTCACCCTCGGCGAACTGATCGAACAGCTCGAATCGATCGCCGAACAACTCGACTCCGACGAGCTGGAGCTGCGGCGACGCCAACGGCAGAAGCGCTTCAGTCGTCGCGAAGCGATTGCCCAGGTGGCCGCCCTCGCCCACCGGGAGAAACTGCCGGAAACCACCGCTGCCCTGGGCGTGTTCCTGAGCCGTTGGGAGGCAGCCCTTCACTGGACCGATTTCGAAACCCTCGTTCAACGCTGGGCGGAAGCTGCGGCTGCGGATCTGGACACCGATCGGGTGGGGGTGTTCTGGGCCCTGCTCTTCCTCTCCTCCCAGGGACAGGTGGAGCTGCAGCAGGAGGGGCACCTGCATGCCCCACTCCGGCTGAAACGGGTGCTGGCATCAGGCAGTGCGGCCCAGTTGCCGCTCACAACGCTGCAGGTGCCAGCTGTCATGCCGGCCGAGGAGGCGAGGGTGGCGTAA
- a CDS encoding NDP-sugar synthase encodes MKAMILAAGKGTRVQPITHVIPKPMIPILQKPVMEFLLELLKEHGFKEVMVNVSHLAEEIENYFRDGQRFGVEIAYSFEGRIEDGELIGDALGSAGGLKKIQDFQPFFDDTFVVLCGDALIDLDLSEAVRRHREKGAIASLVTKRVPRDQVSSYGVVVTDEQDCIRAFQEKPKVEESLSDTINTGIYIFEPEIFAHIPSGQPFDIGSDLFPKLVELGSPFYALPMDFEWVDIGKVPDYWQAIRSVLQGEVRQVGIPGKEVRPGVYTGLNVAANWDTIKVQGPVYVGGMTKIEDGATILGPSMIGPSCHICEGAVIDNSIIFDYSRIGPGVQLVEKLVFGRYCVGKNGDHFDLQEAALDWLITDARRQDLVEPSPQQKAMAELLGTDLTTAAN; translated from the coding sequence ATGAAGGCGATGATCCTGGCGGCGGGCAAGGGAACGCGGGTCCAGCCGATCACGCACGTGATCCCTAAGCCGATGATCCCAATCCTGCAGAAACCGGTGATGGAGTTTCTGCTGGAGCTGCTCAAGGAGCACGGCTTCAAGGAGGTGATGGTGAATGTGTCGCACCTCGCCGAAGAAATCGAGAACTACTTCCGCGACGGCCAGCGCTTCGGTGTGGAAATCGCTTACAGCTTTGAAGGCCGCATCGAGGATGGTGAACTGATCGGCGATGCCCTGGGGTCGGCCGGCGGCCTCAAGAAGATCCAGGATTTCCAGCCCTTTTTCGATGACACCTTCGTGGTGCTCTGCGGCGATGCCCTGATCGACCTGGACCTGAGCGAAGCGGTGCGTCGCCACAGGGAGAAGGGGGCGATCGCCAGCCTCGTCACCAAACGGGTGCCTCGCGATCAGGTGAGCAGCTACGGCGTCGTCGTCACCGACGAACAGGACTGCATCCGCGCCTTCCAGGAAAAACCGAAGGTGGAGGAATCCCTCAGCGACACAATCAACACCGGCATCTACATCTTCGAGCCGGAGATCTTTGCCCACATTCCCTCCGGTCAACCGTTCGACATCGGCTCCGACCTGTTCCCGAAGCTGGTGGAGCTGGGGTCGCCCTTCTATGCCCTGCCGATGGATTTCGAATGGGTGGATATTGGCAAAGTGCCCGATTACTGGCAGGCGATTCGCAGCGTGCTCCAGGGCGAGGTGCGTCAGGTCGGCATCCCGGGCAAGGAGGTGCGGCCAGGGGTCTATACCGGCCTGAACGTGGCTGCCAACTGGGACACGATCAAGGTGCAGGGCCCGGTGTATGTGGGTGGAATGACCAAGATCGAAGATGGCGCCACCATTCTCGGCCCGTCGATGATCGGCCCCAGCTGTCACATCTGCGAAGGCGCGGTGATCGACAACTCGATCATTTTTGATTACTCACGGATCGGCCCCGGGGTGCAGTTGGTGGAGAAGTTGGTGTTCGGCCGCTACTGCGTCGGCAAGAACGGCGACCACTTCGATCTGCAGGAAGCGGCCCTCGACTGGCTGATCACCGATGCCCGCCGTCAGGATCTGGTGGAACCCTCGCCCCAGCAGAAGGCGATGGCCGAGCTGCTCGGCACCGATCTCACGACCGCTGCGAATTAA
- a CDS encoding methylenetetrahydrofolate reductase, with translation MVSALQRVLLSGEAAITAEVMPPRGGDPSHALAMAELLRGRVHAINVTDGSRAVMRMSSLALCRLLLDAGHEPVLQMACRDRNRIALQGDLLGAHALGIRNLLCLTGDPVKAGDQPGARPVNELESVRLLQQVTAFNSGLDPVKETLADGPTSLFAGAAADPHASSWSGLSRRLERKRKAGAQFVQTQMVMDAAVLERFCRELATPLELPVLAGVFLLKSARNAQFINRMVPGACIPEALIDRLARAENPAAEGVTIAAEQVRRYLGIAHGVHLMAVKAEERIPEILRQAGVSSEAVNSQAVNSQRS, from the coding sequence TTGGTCAGTGCGCTGCAGCGCGTCCTGCTGTCTGGAGAGGCAGCGATCACGGCGGAGGTGATGCCGCCACGGGGAGGGGATCCCAGCCATGCCCTGGCGATGGCGGAGCTGCTGCGGGGCCGGGTGCATGCCATCAATGTGACGGATGGCAGCCGGGCGGTGATGCGGATGAGCAGCCTCGCCCTCTGCCGCCTGCTTCTGGATGCAGGCCATGAGCCGGTGCTGCAGATGGCTTGCCGCGATCGCAATCGGATTGCGCTGCAGGGGGATCTGCTCGGGGCCCATGCTCTGGGGATCCGCAACCTGCTGTGCCTCACCGGTGACCCGGTGAAGGCGGGGGATCAGCCCGGCGCCAGGCCAGTCAATGAGCTCGAATCGGTGCGTCTGCTCCAGCAGGTCACGGCGTTCAACAGCGGCTTGGATCCGGTAAAGGAAACCCTGGCGGATGGGCCCACCAGCCTGTTTGCGGGGGCTGCTGCCGATCCTCACGCCTCCAGCTGGAGCGGCCTCTCCAGGCGATTGGAACGCAAACGCAAGGCCGGTGCCCAGTTCGTGCAGACCCAGATGGTGATGGATGCCGCTGTGCTGGAGCGCTTCTGCCGCGAGTTGGCGACTCCCTTGGAGCTCCCTGTGCTGGCCGGAGTGTTTCTGCTCAAATCGGCTCGCAACGCCCAGTTCATCAATCGGATGGTGCCCGGGGCTTGCATTCCCGAGGCCCTGATCGATCGCTTGGCCAGGGCCGAGAACCCTGCCGCCGAAGGGGTGACCATCGCCGCCGAGCAGGTGCGTCGCTATCTGGGGATCGCCCACGGGGTGCACCTGATGGCGGTGAAAGCGGAGGAGCGAATCCCGGAGATCCTCCGTCAGGCGGGCGTCAGCTCAGAGGCTGTTAATTCGCAGGCTGTTAATTCGCAGCGGTCGTGA
- a CDS encoding response regulator transcription factor: MAHGSDSGSPSIDLSTREIEIVELVAEGLTNQEIAERLTISKRTVDNHVSNVFTKTGAKNRVALLNWAMDHGKICRDGFNCCSLPDATPGAS, encoded by the coding sequence ATGGCCCATGGCAGCGACTCCGGCTCCCCATCGATCGATCTCTCGACCAGGGAGATCGAAATCGTGGAGCTGGTGGCGGAGGGACTCACCAATCAGGAAATCGCGGAACGCCTCACCATCAGCAAGCGCACGGTGGACAACCACGTCAGCAACGTGTTCACCAAAACCGGTGCCAAAAACCGGGTGGCCCTGCTGAACTGGGCCATGGATCACGGCAAGATCTGCCGGGATGGGTTCAATTGCTGCTCACTGCCTGACGCGACACCCGGCGCGTCCTGA
- a CDS encoding CYTH domain-containing protein translates to MALEIERRFLVASDGWRSLAGAAQPLRQGYLAGSREGVTVRLRLRDSDQGRAEQAWLTLKAPAAGFARHEFEYAIPVADAEDLWQFAPHRLTKTRFALACPGGDWVVDVFAAENAPLVLAEVELPAADAPLELPPWCGRELTGDDRWSNAALAHQPLASRPGEWLKAFDLL, encoded by the coding sequence ATGGCTCTCGAGATCGAACGTCGCTTCCTTGTGGCATCGGATGGATGGCGGTCCCTGGCCGGTGCTGCCCAGCCGTTGCGTCAGGGGTATCTCGCCGGTTCGCGCGAGGGTGTCACCGTGCGACTGCGTCTGCGCGACAGCGATCAAGGGCGGGCCGAGCAGGCCTGGCTGACGCTCAAAGCCCCGGCGGCGGGTTTTGCCCGCCATGAGTTCGAATACGCCATTCCCGTGGCCGATGCGGAGGATCTCTGGCAGTTCGCGCCCCATCGCCTCACCAAGACGCGCTTTGCCCTCGCCTGTCCAGGCGGGGATTGGGTGGTGGATGTGTTTGCAGCGGAGAATGCACCACTGGTGTTAGCGGAGGTGGAACTGCCGGCGGCCGATGCGCCGTTGGAGCTTCCCCCCTGGTGTGGCCGCGAGTTGACGGGCGACGATCGCTGGAGCAATGCGGCGCTGGCGCACCAGCCCTTGGCGAGCAGGCCCGGGGAGTGGCTGAAAGCTTTTGATTTGCTTTAG
- a CDS encoding NAD(+) kinase: MHLQRVWLIYRADSPIALREARRCADALTDLGVTVSLAMSGASADPFPGLLASETELPDLAVVLGGDGTVLGAARHLSVLKVPILCFNVGGHLGFLTHEPSLLGGQELWQRLLDDRYAMERRMMLQATVNRRPDLNCPVGASSGPMTDAATPDVERHWALNDLYLRPYRDEIAPTCILELEIDGEVVDQIRGDGLILATPTGSTGYAMAAGGPILHPGMEAIIISPICPMSLSSRPVVVPPRSRLVIWPLGQPSSQVKLWKDGASGSVLEPGECCVIQRAPHHALMVQLDQRPSYYRTLAYKLHWAGSLVDSAPSPN; the protein is encoded by the coding sequence ATGCATCTCCAAAGGGTCTGGCTGATTTATCGGGCTGACAGTCCGATTGCTTTGCGTGAGGCCCGCCGTTGCGCTGATGCATTGACGGATCTCGGGGTGACGGTCTCCCTGGCGATGAGCGGCGCCAGCGCCGACCCCTTTCCAGGTCTGCTGGCTTCGGAAACCGAGCTTCCCGATCTGGCGGTGGTGCTGGGTGGCGACGGCACCGTGCTTGGCGCGGCGCGCCATCTGTCGGTGCTCAAGGTCCCGATCCTTTGCTTCAACGTGGGTGGCCACCTTGGCTTTCTCACCCATGAGCCCAGCCTCCTCGGCGGTCAGGAGCTCTGGCAGCGCCTGCTCGACGACCGTTACGCCATGGAACGGCGCATGATGCTGCAGGCCACGGTCAATCGTCGCCCGGATCTCAATTGTCCGGTGGGTGCCTCATCAGGGCCGATGACCGATGCTGCGACCCCCGATGTGGAGCGGCACTGGGCCCTCAATGATCTCTATTTGCGCCCCTATCGGGATGAAATTGCGCCCACCTGCATTCTCGAGCTGGAGATCGATGGCGAAGTGGTGGATCAGATCCGGGGCGACGGGCTGATCCTGGCCACCCCCACCGGTTCCACCGGCTACGCGATGGCGGCAGGGGGACCCATCCTGCATCCGGGCATGGAGGCCATCATCATCAGTCCGATCTGCCCCATGAGTCTGTCCAGTCGGCCGGTGGTCGTGCCACCCCGCTCCAGGCTGGTGATCTGGCCCCTGGGGCAGCCCAGCAGTCAGGTGAAGCTCTGGAAAGATGGTGCCAGTGGCTCTGTCCTGGAGCCGGGTGAGTGCTGTGTGATTCAGCGGGCTCCCCACCACGCCCTGATGGTGCAGCTGGATCAGCGGCCCTCCTACTACCGCACCCTGGCCTACAAGCTCCACTGGGCGGGCAGCCTGGTGGACAGCGCTCCATCACCGAACTGA
- the nuoK gene encoding NADH-quinone oxidoreductase subunit NuoK — MSDLLSGSVPLEAYLLLAAVLFCTGVWGLINSRNAVRVLMSIELMLNAVNINLMAFSSYVDGDLIRGQVFAVFVITVAAAEAAVGLAILLSLYRNRVTVDMERFNLLRW, encoded by the coding sequence ATGTCCGACCTGCTGAGCGGTTCCGTACCTCTTGAGGCCTACCTGCTCCTGGCGGCGGTGCTGTTCTGCACGGGGGTTTGGGGCCTGATCAACAGCCGCAACGCGGTGCGCGTGCTGATGAGCATTGAGCTGATGCTGAACGCCGTCAACATCAACCTGATGGCGTTCTCCTCGTATGTGGATGGCGATCTGATCCGCGGTCAGGTGTTTGCCGTGTTCGTGATCACCGTGGCGGCGGCGGAGGCGGCGGTGGGTCTGGCGATTCTGCTGTCGCTGTATCGGAATCGGGTCACAGTGGATATGGAACGCTTCAATCTGCTGCGCTGGTGA